A stretch of Ligilactobacillus faecis DNA encodes these proteins:
- the pta gene encoding phosphate acetyltransferase: MDLLTSLKTKVKEQKKTIVFPEGNDQRVVRAAVRLAKEKLLTPIILGEKAMIEKTNGAQVPAGVICLDPKTYPTSEKDKMIQAFVTRRKGKNTVEEAQKLLTDVNYFATMLVYLGQADGMVSGAIHSTGETVRPALQIIKTKPNVSRTSGAFVMLRGEERYVFADCAINIDPSAKELAEIALESAKTARLFDIEPRIALLSFSTKGSAKSPVVDKVKEAVELAHELAPEERLDGELQFDAAFVPDVATKKAPLSQIAGQANVFIFPELQSGNIGYKIAQRLGGFEAVGPVLQGLNQPVSDLSRGCDEEEVYKVALITAAQAIGGK; the protein is encoded by the coding sequence ATGGACCTATTGACGAGTTTAAAAACTAAAGTCAAAGAACAAAAAAAGACGATCGTTTTCCCAGAAGGAAATGATCAGCGTGTCGTTAGAGCAGCGGTACGTTTAGCAAAAGAAAAATTACTTACGCCGATCATTTTAGGTGAAAAAGCGATGATCGAAAAAACAAATGGAGCGCAAGTACCAGCAGGTGTCATCTGCTTAGATCCAAAAACTTATCCAACTAGCGAAAAAGACAAGATGATCCAAGCGTTTGTCACACGCCGCAAGGGCAAGAATACTGTAGAAGAGGCCCAAAAATTACTGACGGATGTAAACTATTTTGCAACGATGTTAGTGTACTTAGGCCAAGCAGATGGAATGGTCTCGGGTGCGATCCATTCGACCGGTGAAACAGTACGTCCAGCGCTTCAGATCATCAAAACAAAGCCAAATGTAAGTCGGACAAGTGGAGCTTTTGTGATGCTTCGGGGCGAAGAGCGTTATGTTTTTGCAGATTGTGCGATCAATATCGACCCCTCAGCTAAAGAATTAGCTGAGATCGCCCTTGAAAGTGCTAAGACAGCGCGCCTATTTGATATTGAACCGCGGATCGCGCTCTTGAGTTTCTCAACTAAAGGATCAGCTAAAAGTCCAGTGGTCGATAAAGTCAAAGAAGCAGTTGAACTAGCCCATGAACTTGCCCCAGAAGAACGGCTTGATGGCGAGCTACAATTTGATGCTGCCTTTGTGCCAGATGTAGCAACTAAAAAAGCCCCGCTCTCACAGATCGCAGGGCAAGCAAATGTTTTTATCTTCCCAGAACTACAATCGGGAAATATCGGTTATAAGATCGCGCAAAGATTAGGAGGCTTTGAAGCAGTCGGCCCAGTCTTGCAAGGATTGAACCAACCAGTTTCCGATCTTTCACGGGGATGTGATGAAGAAGAAGTTTATAAAGTTGCGTTGATCACGGCCGCGCAAGCGATAGGTGGTAAATAA